In a single window of the Rhopalosiphum padi isolate XX-2018 chromosome 1, ASM2088224v1, whole genome shotgun sequence genome:
- the LOC132923761 gene encoding uncharacterized protein LOC132923761 isoform X3, giving the protein MRKLSVSSMNKTQKNVPQVKKVPPPAIPDSVACRHSGSSFGSTGYSSSSDDAFLDPNTCIKPDIYDAADTYCPIGNKSPSSQFNHPAFTFPGSTSYSQPCGNIKMYYHQLSLQEDQGIDMTQSPGRDSPGSSGSGSGSRHSTASLDSGRASGCHLRGNTHWHPELSPSTRVERLLNQGVPDKDIMYSWLVDLHLEEYLPLFISAGYDMRTVSKMTPEDLTAIGVKKPNHRKKLKAEIGLLNISDGLLDYIPGSLDEWLRLLRLEEYGSALEAQGYSTIDDVTQLTWEDLEDIGIVKLGHQKRLLLAIKRVKDIKAGKSFVPHSPYIIQTQACIESPLSIVSSSSGCGTSITNISCGTGSVELDLPRVHATYHSFHQPWELESSKQLYCQTDIVPIKSPRPTPDSNWTLEFQESLRGAHRGKSLESLHENINSTTGGTSSFVGPPQWRHQQKSFEDGDLTPTNETSILHECGGTLPRPRGLVKPRLVAKVPALFTQQNIEDCSGLNTLKRRPPSPPKRQQSCEDNKKCHQVTVVADLHCIPTLQSKSLGKWTIDNMSSKHNLEDHIGSNASFKSNSSTESDTIPFANENAGTIKQRTIRSTNELIQPMLAEGSHSMHTTSNYSMHSSQFSLMPPSGKKEPADVLNDIGNMLANLTDELDAMLEEEKRQGLND; this is encoded by the exons ATGAGGAAACTGAGCG TTAGCAGTATGAACAAAACTCAGAAAAATGTTCCTCAAGTAAAAAAAGTACCTCCGCCAGCCATTCCGGATTCAGTTGCATGTCGACATTCAGGTAGTAGCTTTGGATCAACGGGATACAGTAGCTCCAGTGATGATGCATTTCTCGATCCAAATACTTGTATCAAACCAG ATATCTATGATGCAGCAGATACTTACTGCCCTATTGGAAATAAATCACCATCGTCACAATTTAATCATCCAGCTTTCACATTTCCAGGATCTACTTCA TATTCTCAACCCTGTGGAAATATAAAGATGTATTACCACCAATTATCACTTCAGGAAGATCAAGGAATTGATATGACTCAAAGTCCTGGTCGTGATAGTCCTGGTTCATCTGGTTCTGGTTCTGGATCTCGTCACTCTACAGCGAGTTTAGATAGTGGTCGTGCTTCAGGGTGTCATCTTCGAGGAAACACTCATTGGCATCCAGAACTTAGTCCATCTACTAGGGTAGAAAGACTTCTCAATCAAGGTGTTCCA GATAAAGATATAATGTACAGTTGGTTAGTTGATCTACATCTAGAAGAATATTTACCTTTGTTCATATCTGCTGGATATGATATGAGAACAGTTTCAAAAATGACACCAGAa gATTTAACTGCTATTGGGGTAAAAAAACCAAATCATAGAAAGAAATTAAAAGCCGAAATTggcttattaaatatatctgaTGGACTATTAGATTACATTCCc ggATCATTAGATGAATGGCTTAGATTGCTACGTCTTGAAGAATATGGATCAGCGTTAGAAGCTCAAGGTTATTCTACAATTGATGATGTAACTCAATTAACATGGGAAGACTTAGAAGATATTGGAATAGTTAAACTTGGACATCAAAAAAGATTATTACTAGCAATAAAACGAGTAAAGGATATTAAGGCTGGAAAATCATTTGTACCTCATTCTCCATATATTATTCAAACTCAA GCCTGCATCGAGTCGCCATTAAGCATTGTAAGCAGCAGTTCTGGATGTGGAACAAGTATCACTAACATAAGTTGCGGTACAGGCAGTGTTGAACTTGATTTGCCTCGCGTTCATGCCACGTATCACAGCTTTCATCAACCTTGGGAATTAGAGAGTAGCAAACAACTATATTGCCAAACAGATATTGTTCCCATCAAg TCCCCTAGACCTACTCCGGATTCGAACTGGACACTCGAATTTCAGGAATCG cttAGAGGAGCACATCGTGGCAAATCATTGGAAAGTctacatgaaaatattaactCAACAACTGGAGGTACGAGTAGTTTTGTTGGTCCACCACAGTGGAGACATCAACAAAAAAGTTTTGAAGATGGTGATTTAACACCAACAAATGAAACTTCTATTCTTCATGAATGTGGTGGTACATTACCTAGACCAAGAGGATTAGTTAAGCCAAGATTAGTGGCTAAAGTTCCAGCTTTATTTACTCAACAAAACAT AGAAGACTGTTCAGGATTAAATACATTGAAACGTAGACCACCATCTCCACCTAAACGCCAACAGTCTTGTGAAGATAATAAAAAGTGTCATCAAGTAACTGTTGTTGCTGATCTACATTGTATTCCGACGTTACAATCTAAATCTTTGGGTAAATGGACTATAGACAATATGTCTTCTAAACATAACTTAGAGGATCATATCGGGTCAAATGCAAgctttaaa tcAAATTCAAGTACTGAATCAGATACTATTCCATTTGCCAATGAAAATGCAGGCACAATTAAACAGAGAACAATTAGATCTACAAATG AATTAATTCAACCTATGCTTGCTGAAGGATCTCACTCTATGCATACAACTTCAAATTATTCAATGCACTCAAGTCAATTTTCGCTAATGCCTCCAag tGGGAAAAAGGAACCAGCAGATGTACTTAATGATATTGGAAATATGTTAGCCAATTTAACTGATGAATTAGATGCCATGTTAGAAGAAGAAAAAAGACAAGGTCTCAatgattaa
- the LOC132923761 gene encoding uncharacterized protein LOC132923761 isoform X1 — protein MSDIRNSLWAHPPLPPGKRILDRSNSEDRKSTFGFIRKFPSVRRNSKKESMMDTTYESFDSLFEDNDIVLVETEYVEDSNKNKKPFTAMFRSRSDGNLAGSSKSSSIMSHESAEPKGFTKYLRALSGSWKNLLNISSMNKTQKNVPQVKKVPPPAIPDSVACRHSGSSFGSTGYSSSSDDAFLDPNTCIKPDIYDAADTYCPIGNKSPSSQFNHPAFTFPGSTSYSQPCGNIKMYYHQLSLQEDQGIDMTQSPGRDSPGSSGSGSGSRHSTASLDSGRASGCHLRGNTHWHPELSPSTRVERLLNQGVPDKDIMYSWLVDLHLEEYLPLFISAGYDMRTVSKMTPEDLTAIGVKKPNHRKKLKAEIGLLNISDGLLDYIPGSLDEWLRLLRLEEYGSALEAQGYSTIDDVTQLTWEDLEDIGIVKLGHQKRLLLAIKRVKDIKAGKSFVPHSPYIIQTQACIESPLSIVSSSSGCGTSITNISCGTGSVELDLPRVHATYHSFHQPWELESSKQLYCQTDIVPIKSPRPTPDSNWTLEFQESLRGAHRGKSLESLHENINSTTGGTSSFVGPPQWRHQQKSFEDGDLTPTNETSILHECGGTLPRPRGLVKPRLVAKVPALFTQQNIEDCSGLNTLKRRPPSPPKRQQSCEDNKKCHQVTVVADLHCIPTLQSKSLGKWTIDNMSSKHNLEDHIGSNASFKSNSSTESDTIPFANENAGTIKQRTIRSTNELIQPMLAEGSHSMHTTSNYSMHSSQFSLMPPSGKKEPADVLNDIGNMLANLTDELDAMLEEEKRQGLND, from the exons ATGTCTGATATACGAAACAGTTTATGGGCACATCCACCCTTACCACCCGGCAAACGAATATTAGATCGTTCAAATTCTGAAGACAGAAAATCAACTTTTGGATTTATACGAAAATTTCCATCCGTCCGCCGCAATAGCAAAAAAGAGAGCATGATGGATACCACTTATGAAAGTTTCGATAGTCTATTCGAAGACAATGATATAGTATTAGTTGAAACCGAATATGTTGAAGATTCCAATAAGAATAAAAAGCCATTTACGGCAATGTTCAGAAGCCGATCTGATGGAAATTTAGCTGGGTCTTCAAAAAGTAGTTCTATTATGTCTCACGAGTCTGCAGAACCGAAAGGGTTTACCAAATATCTGAGAGCGCTGAGTGGAAGTTggaaaaatttgttaaata TTAGCAGTATGAACAAAACTCAGAAAAATGTTCCTCAAGTAAAAAAAGTACCTCCGCCAGCCATTCCGGATTCAGTTGCATGTCGACATTCAGGTAGTAGCTTTGGATCAACGGGATACAGTAGCTCCAGTGATGATGCATTTCTCGATCCAAATACTTGTATCAAACCAG ATATCTATGATGCAGCAGATACTTACTGCCCTATTGGAAATAAATCACCATCGTCACAATTTAATCATCCAGCTTTCACATTTCCAGGATCTACTTCA TATTCTCAACCCTGTGGAAATATAAAGATGTATTACCACCAATTATCACTTCAGGAAGATCAAGGAATTGATATGACTCAAAGTCCTGGTCGTGATAGTCCTGGTTCATCTGGTTCTGGTTCTGGATCTCGTCACTCTACAGCGAGTTTAGATAGTGGTCGTGCTTCAGGGTGTCATCTTCGAGGAAACACTCATTGGCATCCAGAACTTAGTCCATCTACTAGGGTAGAAAGACTTCTCAATCAAGGTGTTCCA GATAAAGATATAATGTACAGTTGGTTAGTTGATCTACATCTAGAAGAATATTTACCTTTGTTCATATCTGCTGGATATGATATGAGAACAGTTTCAAAAATGACACCAGAa gATTTAACTGCTATTGGGGTAAAAAAACCAAATCATAGAAAGAAATTAAAAGCCGAAATTggcttattaaatatatctgaTGGACTATTAGATTACATTCCc ggATCATTAGATGAATGGCTTAGATTGCTACGTCTTGAAGAATATGGATCAGCGTTAGAAGCTCAAGGTTATTCTACAATTGATGATGTAACTCAATTAACATGGGAAGACTTAGAAGATATTGGAATAGTTAAACTTGGACATCAAAAAAGATTATTACTAGCAATAAAACGAGTAAAGGATATTAAGGCTGGAAAATCATTTGTACCTCATTCTCCATATATTATTCAAACTCAA GCCTGCATCGAGTCGCCATTAAGCATTGTAAGCAGCAGTTCTGGATGTGGAACAAGTATCACTAACATAAGTTGCGGTACAGGCAGTGTTGAACTTGATTTGCCTCGCGTTCATGCCACGTATCACAGCTTTCATCAACCTTGGGAATTAGAGAGTAGCAAACAACTATATTGCCAAACAGATATTGTTCCCATCAAg TCCCCTAGACCTACTCCGGATTCGAACTGGACACTCGAATTTCAGGAATCG cttAGAGGAGCACATCGTGGCAAATCATTGGAAAGTctacatgaaaatattaactCAACAACTGGAGGTACGAGTAGTTTTGTTGGTCCACCACAGTGGAGACATCAACAAAAAAGTTTTGAAGATGGTGATTTAACACCAACAAATGAAACTTCTATTCTTCATGAATGTGGTGGTACATTACCTAGACCAAGAGGATTAGTTAAGCCAAGATTAGTGGCTAAAGTTCCAGCTTTATTTACTCAACAAAACAT AGAAGACTGTTCAGGATTAAATACATTGAAACGTAGACCACCATCTCCACCTAAACGCCAACAGTCTTGTGAAGATAATAAAAAGTGTCATCAAGTAACTGTTGTTGCTGATCTACATTGTATTCCGACGTTACAATCTAAATCTTTGGGTAAATGGACTATAGACAATATGTCTTCTAAACATAACTTAGAGGATCATATCGGGTCAAATGCAAgctttaaa tcAAATTCAAGTACTGAATCAGATACTATTCCATTTGCCAATGAAAATGCAGGCACAATTAAACAGAGAACAATTAGATCTACAAATG AATTAATTCAACCTATGCTTGCTGAAGGATCTCACTCTATGCATACAACTTCAAATTATTCAATGCACTCAAGTCAATTTTCGCTAATGCCTCCAag tGGGAAAAAGGAACCAGCAGATGTACTTAATGATATTGGAAATATGTTAGCCAATTTAACTGATGAATTAGATGCCATGTTAGAAGAAGAAAAAAGACAAGGTCTCAatgattaa
- the LOC132923761 gene encoding uncharacterized protein LOC132923761 isoform X2: protein MSDIRNSLWAHPPLPPGKRILDRSNSEDRKSTFGFIRKFPSVRRNSKKESMMDTTYESFDSLFEDNDIVLVETEYVEDSNKNKKPFTAMFRSRSDGNLAGSSKSSSIMSHESAEPKGFTKYLRALSGSWKNLLNISSMNKTQKNVPQVKKVPPPAIPDSVACRHSGSSFGSTGYSSSSDDAFLDPNTCIKPDIYDAADTYCPIGNKSPSSQFNHPAFTFPGSTSYSQPCGNIKMYYHQLSLQEDQGIDMTQSPGRDSPGSSGSGSGSRHSTASLDSGRASGCHLRGNTHWHPELSPSTRVERLLNQGVPDKDIMYSWLVDLHLEEYLPLFISAGYDMRTVSKMTPEDLTAIGVKKPNHRKKLKAEIGLLNISDGLLDYIPGSLDEWLRLLRLEEYGSALEAQGYSTIDDVTQLTWEDLEDIGIVKLGHQKRLLLAIKRVKDIKAGKSFVPHSPYIIQTQACIESPLSIVSSSSGCGTSITNISCGTGSVELDLPRVHATYHSFHQPWELESSKQLYCQTDIVPIKLRGAHRGKSLESLHENINSTTGGTSSFVGPPQWRHQQKSFEDGDLTPTNETSILHECGGTLPRPRGLVKPRLVAKVPALFTQQNIEDCSGLNTLKRRPPSPPKRQQSCEDNKKCHQVTVVADLHCIPTLQSKSLGKWTIDNMSSKHNLEDHIGSNASFKSNSSTESDTIPFANENAGTIKQRTIRSTNELIQPMLAEGSHSMHTTSNYSMHSSQFSLMPPSGKKEPADVLNDIGNMLANLTDELDAMLEEEKRQGLND from the exons ATGTCTGATATACGAAACAGTTTATGGGCACATCCACCCTTACCACCCGGCAAACGAATATTAGATCGTTCAAATTCTGAAGACAGAAAATCAACTTTTGGATTTATACGAAAATTTCCATCCGTCCGCCGCAATAGCAAAAAAGAGAGCATGATGGATACCACTTATGAAAGTTTCGATAGTCTATTCGAAGACAATGATATAGTATTAGTTGAAACCGAATATGTTGAAGATTCCAATAAGAATAAAAAGCCATTTACGGCAATGTTCAGAAGCCGATCTGATGGAAATTTAGCTGGGTCTTCAAAAAGTAGTTCTATTATGTCTCACGAGTCTGCAGAACCGAAAGGGTTTACCAAATATCTGAGAGCGCTGAGTGGAAGTTggaaaaatttgttaaata TTAGCAGTATGAACAAAACTCAGAAAAATGTTCCTCAAGTAAAAAAAGTACCTCCGCCAGCCATTCCGGATTCAGTTGCATGTCGACATTCAGGTAGTAGCTTTGGATCAACGGGATACAGTAGCTCCAGTGATGATGCATTTCTCGATCCAAATACTTGTATCAAACCAG ATATCTATGATGCAGCAGATACTTACTGCCCTATTGGAAATAAATCACCATCGTCACAATTTAATCATCCAGCTTTCACATTTCCAGGATCTACTTCA TATTCTCAACCCTGTGGAAATATAAAGATGTATTACCACCAATTATCACTTCAGGAAGATCAAGGAATTGATATGACTCAAAGTCCTGGTCGTGATAGTCCTGGTTCATCTGGTTCTGGTTCTGGATCTCGTCACTCTACAGCGAGTTTAGATAGTGGTCGTGCTTCAGGGTGTCATCTTCGAGGAAACACTCATTGGCATCCAGAACTTAGTCCATCTACTAGGGTAGAAAGACTTCTCAATCAAGGTGTTCCA GATAAAGATATAATGTACAGTTGGTTAGTTGATCTACATCTAGAAGAATATTTACCTTTGTTCATATCTGCTGGATATGATATGAGAACAGTTTCAAAAATGACACCAGAa gATTTAACTGCTATTGGGGTAAAAAAACCAAATCATAGAAAGAAATTAAAAGCCGAAATTggcttattaaatatatctgaTGGACTATTAGATTACATTCCc ggATCATTAGATGAATGGCTTAGATTGCTACGTCTTGAAGAATATGGATCAGCGTTAGAAGCTCAAGGTTATTCTACAATTGATGATGTAACTCAATTAACATGGGAAGACTTAGAAGATATTGGAATAGTTAAACTTGGACATCAAAAAAGATTATTACTAGCAATAAAACGAGTAAAGGATATTAAGGCTGGAAAATCATTTGTACCTCATTCTCCATATATTATTCAAACTCAA GCCTGCATCGAGTCGCCATTAAGCATTGTAAGCAGCAGTTCTGGATGTGGAACAAGTATCACTAACATAAGTTGCGGTACAGGCAGTGTTGAACTTGATTTGCCTCGCGTTCATGCCACGTATCACAGCTTTCATCAACCTTGGGAATTAGAGAGTAGCAAACAACTATATTGCCAAACAGATATTGTTCCCATCAAg cttAGAGGAGCACATCGTGGCAAATCATTGGAAAGTctacatgaaaatattaactCAACAACTGGAGGTACGAGTAGTTTTGTTGGTCCACCACAGTGGAGACATCAACAAAAAAGTTTTGAAGATGGTGATTTAACACCAACAAATGAAACTTCTATTCTTCATGAATGTGGTGGTACATTACCTAGACCAAGAGGATTAGTTAAGCCAAGATTAGTGGCTAAAGTTCCAGCTTTATTTACTCAACAAAACAT AGAAGACTGTTCAGGATTAAATACATTGAAACGTAGACCACCATCTCCACCTAAACGCCAACAGTCTTGTGAAGATAATAAAAAGTGTCATCAAGTAACTGTTGTTGCTGATCTACATTGTATTCCGACGTTACAATCTAAATCTTTGGGTAAATGGACTATAGACAATATGTCTTCTAAACATAACTTAGAGGATCATATCGGGTCAAATGCAAgctttaaa tcAAATTCAAGTACTGAATCAGATACTATTCCATTTGCCAATGAAAATGCAGGCACAATTAAACAGAGAACAATTAGATCTACAAATG AATTAATTCAACCTATGCTTGCTGAAGGATCTCACTCTATGCATACAACTTCAAATTATTCAATGCACTCAAGTCAATTTTCGCTAATGCCTCCAag tGGGAAAAAGGAACCAGCAGATGTACTTAATGATATTGGAAATATGTTAGCCAATTTAACTGATGAATTAGATGCCATGTTAGAAGAAGAAAAAAGACAAGGTCTCAatgattaa